The genomic interval AGTACAAGCCAGGCTTTGTTCAGACACATTTGCCAGCAGGTTAATGTTCCGGTTCAGGTATTCGTCGTTCGCTCTGATCTCGCCTGCGGTTCGACCATCGGTCCGATCACTGCAACCAACCTTGGTGTCAATACCGTGGATGTAGGCGTTGCAACGTTTGCCATGCATTCTATTCGGGAAACTGCCGGCGCCAAAGATCCGTTATTGTTGCTTAAAGCTCTACAGCATTTTTTCAATTCAAGCAGTATCAGTGCATAGAGAGACAGTTGTGAATCATAATAACAATATTATTCCGGAGATTCCGGACTGTTATCCACGCGTGGGAAACAGTTTTACCCGTTGGTTTGGGAAATCAGTATTTGGCGCCATGGGATGGTCTATCAATGGAACATTTCCAGCTATTAATAAAGCCATCCTGGCGATAGCTCCCCATACTTCGAACATGGATTTTGTGGTTGGCATTTTTGCCAAATTCGCCATTGGCACCCGTATTCACTGGATAGGTAAGGATTCGCTATTCGTCTGGCCAGCAAAATATATGTTCACCCATTGGGGAGGCATTCCGGTCTGCCGAACTTCTCCTCAGGGCGTGGTCGACCAGCTGGTGGAATCGTTCAAACAGCACGATAAACTGCTGTTGGTTATTACCCCGGAAGGCACCCGCAAAAAAACCGAAAAACTGAAAACCGGCTTTATCCGCATTGCTCAT from Gynuella sunshinyii YC6258 carries:
- a CDS encoding 1-acyl-sn-glycerol-3-phosphate acyltransferase, giving the protein MNHNNNIIPEIPDCYPRVGNSFTRWFGKSVFGAMGWSINGTFPAINKAILAIAPHTSNMDFVVGIFAKFAIGTRIHWIGKDSLFVWPAKYMFTHWGGIPVCRTSPQGVVDQLVESFKQHDKLLLVITPEGTRKKTEKLKTGFIRIAHTADIPIFPIGFDFGKKRIELGELFYASGDVEKDERELRDYFKRFKGYAPENYCD